In the genome of Ancylomarina subtilis, one region contains:
- the trpS gene encoding tryptophan--tRNA ligase has product MNTVVSGIRSTGNLHLGNYFGAIKNFVQMQNDNNCFFFIADWHSLTTHPTPADLHNNVRHVLAEYLACGIDPEKACIYVQSDVPEITELYLLMNMNAYLGELERTTSFKDKARKQPENVNAGLLTYPVLMAADIIIHKAQRVPVGKDQEQNLEMARKFARRFNNTYGAETFPIPQPYSFTGDFVKIPGLDGSGKMGKSEGNAIGLVEDPKDIRKKVMKAVSDSGPTEMNQTKPEAIQNLFTLMDVVSTKDTYDFFNDKYNNCEIRYGDLKKQLAEDIINFNAPIREKFLDIYQDDEYLRKVTRMGAEQARESAAKTLEEVRRLIGFRKF; this is encoded by the coding sequence ATGAATACAGTAGTAAGTGGAATCCGATCAACAGGTAATTTGCATCTGGGGAATTATTTCGGTGCCATAAAGAATTTTGTGCAAATGCAGAATGATAACAATTGCTTCTTCTTTATTGCTGACTGGCATTCCCTGACTACACATCCGACTCCAGCCGATCTTCACAATAATGTAAGACACGTACTAGCAGAATATTTAGCTTGTGGAATCGATCCTGAAAAAGCTTGTATTTATGTGCAAAGCGATGTTCCTGAAATTACAGAATTGTATCTGTTGATGAACATGAATGCTTATTTGGGCGAGTTGGAACGAACTACATCATTTAAAGATAAAGCACGTAAGCAACCAGAGAATGTAAATGCAGGTTTATTAACCTACCCTGTTTTGATGGCTGCTGATATTATAATCCACAAAGCTCAGCGAGTTCCGGTTGGGAAAGATCAAGAGCAGAATCTTGAGATGGCACGTAAATTTGCTCGTCGTTTCAACAACACATATGGTGCAGAAACCTTCCCAATTCCACAGCCTTATTCATTCACTGGTGATTTTGTTAAAATCCCAGGTCTTGATGGCTCAGGTAAAATGGGTAAATCGGAAGGTAATGCAATAGGTCTGGTAGAAGATCCTAAGGATATTCGCAAGAAAGTGATGAAAGCCGTTTCTGATAGTGGCCCAACTGAAATGAACCAAACAAAACCTGAAGCAATTCAAAACTTGTTTACTTTGATGGATGTGGTTTCGACAAAAGACACCTACGATTTCTTCAACGATAAATACAACAATTGTGAAATTCGCTATGGCGATTTAAAAAAGCAATTGGCTGAAGATATCATCAACTTTAACGCTCCTATTCGCGAAAAATTCTTAGATATTTATCAAGATGATGAATACCTGAGAAAAGTAACTCGTATGGGTGCTGAACAAGCTCGTGAAAGTGCAGCTAAAACACTTGAAGAAGTTCGCAGATTAATCGGTTTCCGTAAATTTTAA
- a CDS encoding aldehyde dehydrogenase family protein: MSNFGIRESLKRLGISEVNSGVTTGTQWFECKGNITSSYSPIDDSEIAKVVNADINDYEKVLDTAQEAFKQWKKVPAPARGEVVRQIGNALREAKEDLGKLVSFEMGKIYQEGLGEVQEMIDICDFAVGLSRQLYGFTMHSERPDHKMMDQYHPLGVVGVISAFNFPVAVWAWNAMIAAVCGDVVIWKPSSKVPLCALACQNIIQKVLKDNDVPEGVFNLVVAKSSVMGDNFIEDKRVPLISVTGSTAIGKRVAEKVGARLGRTIAELGGNNAIIVAPSADLDMAIPGIVFGSVGTAGQRCTSTRRLIIHEDIYDDVKNRLLNAYAQVEKKIGNPLDPSTLVGPVIDKDAVKIYKTALAEVKKAGGQVVFGDKVLKGNYVLPSFCEVENHWQIVQDESFVPVLYIMKYNTLDQAIAMHNDVPQGLSSSIFTMNMREAQTFLSTVGSDCGIANVNIGTSGAEIGGAFGGEKETGGGRESGSDSWKTYMRRQTNTINYGTDLPLAQGIKFDL; this comes from the coding sequence ATGTCAAATTTTGGAATCAGAGAAAGTCTAAAACGATTAGGAATTTCAGAGGTAAATTCAGGAGTTACAACAGGAACCCAATGGTTCGAATGTAAAGGAAATATAACAAGTTCGTACTCTCCAATTGATGATTCTGAGATTGCAAAAGTTGTAAACGCAGATATAAACGATTATGAAAAAGTACTGGATACTGCGCAAGAAGCATTTAAACAATGGAAAAAAGTTCCGGCACCAGCTCGTGGTGAAGTGGTAAGACAAATAGGAAATGCCTTACGTGAGGCTAAGGAAGACTTGGGTAAATTGGTCAGCTTCGAAATGGGTAAAATCTACCAAGAGGGTTTAGGCGAAGTTCAGGAAATGATTGATATTTGTGATTTTGCTGTCGGCCTTTCGCGTCAACTTTATGGTTTCACCATGCATTCAGAACGCCCCGATCATAAAATGATGGATCAATATCATCCACTGGGAGTTGTTGGGGTTATTTCAGCCTTCAACTTCCCCGTAGCCGTTTGGGCATGGAATGCGATGATTGCAGCTGTTTGTGGTGATGTCGTGATTTGGAAACCCAGTTCAAAAGTCCCTCTTTGTGCATTAGCCTGCCAAAACATCATTCAAAAAGTATTGAAAGATAATGATGTGCCTGAGGGGGTATTCAACTTAGTTGTGGCCAAATCATCGGTAATGGGTGATAACTTTATAGAAGATAAACGTGTGCCTCTAATCTCAGTGACAGGGTCAACAGCCATTGGGAAACGAGTAGCTGAAAAAGTTGGCGCTCGTTTGGGAAGAACCATTGCCGAATTGGGAGGAAACAACGCTATTATTGTTGCCCCATCGGCAGATTTAGATATGGCTATTCCTGGTATTGTATTTGGTTCAGTTGGAACTGCTGGTCAACGATGCACCTCTACCCGACGCCTAATCATACACGAAGATATTTATGACGATGTTAAAAATCGTCTACTAAATGCATATGCTCAGGTTGAGAAAAAAATTGGCAACCCGCTTGATCCCAGCACACTGGTTGGTCCTGTTATCGACAAGGATGCAGTTAAGATTTACAAAACTGCTCTGGCAGAAGTAAAAAAAGCCGGCGGCCAAGTTGTATTTGGCGATAAAGTTCTGAAAGGGAATTATGTACTACCCAGTTTCTGCGAAGTCGAAAATCATTGGCAAATTGTTCAGGATGAATCATTCGTTCCTGTGCTTTATATCATGAAATATAACACACTTGATCAGGCTATAGCTATGCACAATGATGTGCCACAAGGTTTATCATCGTCAATCTTTACCATGAATATGAGAGAGGCTCAAACTTTCCTATCAACAGTGGGTAGCGATTGTGGGATTGCAAATGTGAATATTGGAACCTCCGGAGCCGAAATTGGTGGCGCTTTTGGTGGTGAGAAAGAAACGGGTGGCGGTCGCGAGTCGGGTTCTGATTCGTGGAAGACCTATATGCGTCGCCAAACCAATACCATCAATTATGGTACAGATCTTCCACTTGCTCAGGGCATCAAATTCGATCTCTAA
- a CDS encoding efflux RND transporter permease subunit: MWNRIAGVILRNRILLIVLIGLMTVFMGYKAQFVEMSYQHAELLPTDDPASIDYQNFHKTFGQEGNVMFFAIQDSNFYQLDKVNDWITLGNDLAKLDGIDAVVSIAHTYNITKNKEKKRFEFESIFPKKLNSQKELDSIAAIAESLPFYKGSLVNNDTHTYLMAITVNGRVMGSKAREPLVKAVHQRSETFAKKHNLQMRYSGLPYIRVVMAQMIKKEMNMFILLSLLVTAIILFMFFRSFKVVFFCMLVVGLSVVWAVGSMVLFDYKITLLTAMLPPLLVVIGIPNSVFLINKYHGEYVRHRNKIKALQRVVSKIGNATFLTNLTTASGFATFIITSSKILKEFGVVASLNIMVVFVLSLVLIPIIFSFLAPPDNKATQHLDNKFTNKFVSTLEKIVLNHRKAVYLITGSLVIISIIGISQMKSTGYMVDDLPHDNTIYQDLKFFEENLDGIMPLEVVVETNKKNGALKLSTLKRIEKLNDSLKQYPTISASLSLVEGAKFAHQAYYNGKEKYYKMPSSNVKNIILSYLSKADIKGDVNIFDSFIDSTQTQTRMSFRMKDIGTTKMEQMEKVILGHVNQIFPKDKYKVTVTGSSIVFFKGTQYLIKNLFLSLALAVVLIASFMAWMFSSKRMVLVALIPNLIPLIITAALMGYFGIPIKASTILVFSIAFGISVDDTIHYLAKYRQELKITNWSIKNSVVLALRETGQSMMYTSIILFFGFGIFSLSDFGGTVSLGVLVSVTLLSAMLSNLILLPSLLLTLERLITNKSFKEPLLHIFNEEEDIELDDLKIAYSETKETDEIEVGL; encoded by the coding sequence ATGTGGAATAGGATTGCGGGAGTTATTCTCAGAAATAGAATATTATTAATAGTCCTTATTGGACTCATGACGGTCTTTATGGGCTATAAAGCTCAATTTGTTGAGATGTCATATCAACATGCTGAACTCTTGCCTACTGACGACCCTGCTTCTATCGATTATCAAAATTTTCACAAAACTTTTGGGCAAGAAGGAAATGTAATGTTTTTTGCCATTCAGGATAGTAACTTCTATCAACTGGATAAGGTTAATGATTGGATTACTCTCGGCAATGACCTGGCCAAATTGGATGGTATTGATGCTGTCGTATCCATAGCACACACATATAATATCACAAAGAATAAAGAAAAAAAACGATTCGAATTTGAATCAATTTTCCCTAAAAAATTAAACTCTCAAAAAGAACTTGACAGTATAGCTGCCATAGCAGAATCTTTACCTTTTTATAAGGGCAGTTTAGTCAACAACGATACCCACACCTATTTGATGGCCATTACCGTCAATGGGAGAGTTATGGGGTCTAAGGCGAGAGAACCTCTGGTAAAAGCTGTGCATCAAAGATCCGAGACCTTTGCTAAGAAGCACAACTTGCAAATGCGTTACTCAGGCTTACCTTACATCAGGGTGGTTATGGCTCAAATGATAAAGAAAGAGATGAACATGTTTATTCTCTTGTCTTTATTGGTAACAGCCATTATCCTTTTTATGTTCTTCCGATCATTCAAAGTCGTTTTCTTTTGCATGTTGGTTGTTGGATTAAGTGTTGTTTGGGCCGTAGGATCCATGGTTCTTTTCGACTATAAGATTACACTTCTGACTGCCATGTTACCGCCTCTTCTGGTTGTAATTGGTATTCCCAACTCTGTATTTCTCATCAATAAATACCATGGAGAATACGTCAGACATCGTAATAAAATTAAAGCCCTGCAGCGCGTTGTCTCCAAAATTGGAAATGCAACGTTCTTAACCAACTTGACAACTGCATCGGGTTTTGCAACCTTCATAATTACATCAAGTAAAATTTTAAAAGAGTTTGGTGTTGTCGCCTCTTTGAACATTATGGTTGTGTTCGTTTTATCATTGGTGCTGATTCCCATCATTTTTAGTTTTCTGGCACCACCAGACAATAAAGCAACTCAACATCTCGATAATAAGTTTACCAACAAATTTGTTTCAACTCTTGAGAAAATTGTATTGAATCATCGCAAAGCCGTTTATTTAATCACGGGCTCACTGGTAATTATTAGTATTATTGGTATCAGCCAAATGAAGAGTACAGGATATATGGTGGACGATCTTCCTCATGATAATACCATTTATCAGGATCTGAAGTTTTTTGAAGAAAATCTTGATGGCATTATGCCTTTGGAAGTTGTAGTCGAAACGAATAAAAAAAACGGGGCTCTTAAACTTTCTACCCTTAAACGCATTGAGAAATTAAACGATTCATTAAAACAATACCCTACAATTTCAGCTTCACTATCACTAGTTGAAGGAGCAAAATTTGCCCATCAGGCCTACTACAATGGCAAGGAAAAATATTACAAAATGCCGAGTAGTAATGTAAAGAATATCATACTGTCATACCTCTCGAAAGCAGATATTAAAGGTGATGTCAATATTTTTGATTCTTTTATCGATTCAACCCAAACTCAAACTCGCATGAGTTTTAGGATGAAAGATATTGGAACCACAAAGATGGAGCAGATGGAAAAAGTTATTTTGGGGCATGTTAACCAGATTTTTCCAAAAGACAAATACAAAGTTACTGTAACGGGTTCAAGTATAGTCTTTTTTAAAGGGACACAATACCTGATAAAAAATCTATTCTTAAGTTTGGCGCTGGCAGTTGTATTGATCGCCTCTTTTATGGCCTGGATGTTTTCATCAAAAAGAATGGTGTTGGTGGCCCTTATCCCCAACTTAATTCCCTTGATAATTACAGCTGCACTAATGGGGTATTTTGGTATCCCTATTAAAGCCTCAACCATATTGGTTTTTAGTATTGCGTTTGGTATCTCGGTAGATGACACCATCCATTATCTGGCAAAATATCGTCAAGAACTTAAAATAACCAATTGGAGTATCAAAAATTCGGTTGTTCTGGCACTTCGCGAAACAGGACAAAGTATGATGTATACATCCATCATCTTATTCTTTGGATTTGGTATATTCTCTTTATCCGATTTTGGAGGAACAGTTTCCTTGGGAGTTTTAGTTTCAGTGACCTTGTTATCAGCAATGCTTTCAAACTTGATTCTGTTGCCGTCATTACTACTTACTCTTGAACGATTAATTACAAATAAATCGTTTAAAGAACCACTCTTACATATCTTCAACGAAGAGGAAGATATTGAGTTGGATGATTTAAAGATTGCCTACTCAGAAACAAAAGAAACAGATGAGATAGAAGTGGGTCTTTAA
- a CDS encoding Na/Pi cotransporter family protein — MNYGLGDFLTLIGSLGLFLYGMKLMSEALQKVAGEKMRSILSAMTSNRVKGVMTGVLITALIQSSSATTVMVVSFVNAGLLSLVESVGVIMGANIGTTVTAWLISLLGFKVSMSAISLPLIGLSLPLLFSSNRSRKNWGELVIGFALLFIGLQFLKESVPDIKNNPAILNFLTSYTDLGFVSYLLFAGIGTLLTILIQSSSATMALTLVMCNSGWISFDMAAAMVLGENIGTTITANLAAMVANTSARRAARAHLIFNAFGVLWMLMILPFFLKGIAELNMWLGGGNPLSTDPALAKETIAAVPISLSLFHTIFNILNVLILIWFAKFIVKVVTKLVPSKESEEEEFKLKHIKTGMLSTPEASLFQAKMEISLYAKHTKKMFSYVKEAFNETNDKNFTKLYEKIDKLEDENDDMEVQIADYLTKVSETKLSPVSSKRVRAFFKMVDDIESMGDSMLNIAKALHRKREQKAWFPQEVRDNLNKMFELVDDALLVMYNNTEMNFEEVMTKKAYEAEKEIDEFRTILKQQHLSDVKEKKYEYKAGIIYNDIFSECEKIGDYCINISQSISEIKE, encoded by the coding sequence ATGAATTACGGTTTAGGTGATTTCTTAACACTCATAGGATCCTTAGGATTATTCCTTTACGGGATGAAGTTGATGAGTGAGGCTCTACAAAAAGTAGCTGGAGAAAAGATGAGATCGATTTTGTCAGCTATGACGTCAAATCGTGTAAAGGGAGTTATGACGGGTGTTTTAATAACAGCACTTATTCAGTCATCATCTGCAACTACGGTAATGGTAGTTAGTTTTGTGAATGCAGGTTTGCTTTCACTGGTTGAGTCTGTGGGTGTTATTATGGGAGCCAATATCGGAACCACTGTTACTGCCTGGTTAATTTCTTTACTTGGTTTTAAAGTGAGTATGAGTGCCATTTCGTTGCCATTAATTGGTTTAAGTTTGCCTTTGCTTTTCTCGAGTAACCGTTCAAGAAAGAATTGGGGTGAATTGGTAATTGGTTTTGCTCTATTGTTTATAGGCTTGCAGTTTCTTAAGGAATCGGTGCCAGATATTAAGAATAACCCGGCGATATTAAATTTCTTAACGTCTTATACCGATTTAGGTTTTGTATCGTATTTATTATTTGCTGGAATTGGAACGCTTTTAACTATTTTGATTCAATCTTCATCGGCGACAATGGCTCTTACTCTTGTGATGTGTAACAGCGGATGGATTAGTTTTGATATGGCAGCAGCTATGGTTCTTGGTGAAAATATTGGAACAACTATTACGGCAAACTTAGCTGCAATGGTTGCAAATACTTCAGCAAGAAGAGCAGCTCGGGCTCACTTAATATTCAATGCATTTGGTGTGTTATGGATGCTGATGATTTTACCTTTTTTCCTTAAGGGAATTGCAGAACTGAATATGTGGCTTGGTGGAGGAAATCCATTATCGACTGATCCTGCATTAGCTAAAGAAACGATTGCAGCTGTACCAATATCGCTATCATTATTCCATACCATTTTCAATATCTTAAATGTGTTGATTCTGATCTGGTTTGCTAAGTTTATTGTGAAAGTTGTAACCAAATTGGTTCCTTCTAAAGAAAGCGAAGAAGAAGAATTTAAGTTGAAACATATTAAAACAGGTATGTTGTCAACGCCTGAGGCGTCTTTATTTCAAGCTAAGATGGAGATTAGTCTTTATGCCAAGCACACTAAAAAAATGTTTAGCTATGTGAAAGAGGCTTTTAACGAAACCAACGATAAGAACTTCACTAAACTTTACGAGAAGATTGATAAGCTTGAAGATGAGAATGATGATATGGAGGTTCAAATTGCAGATTACCTGACTAAGGTTTCTGAAACCAAATTGAGTCCTGTGAGTTCGAAACGTGTTCGTGCATTCTTCAAAATGGTTGACGATATTGAGAGTATGGGTGATTCGATGCTTAATATCGCTAAAGCTCTTCATCGTAAGAGAGAGCAAAAAGCCTGGTTCCCACAGGAAGTTCGCGATAATTTGAATAAGATGTTTGAATTGGTTGACGATGCTTTGTTAGTGATGTATAACAATACAGAAATGAACTTTGAGGAAGTGATGACGAAGAAAGCTTACGAGGCTGAGAAAGAGATTGACGAATTCCGTACAATTCTTAAGCAGCAGCATTTAAGCGATGTAAAAGAAAAGAAATACGAATATAAAGCGGGTATTATTTACAACGATATTTTCTCAGAATGTGAGAAGATTGGTGATTACTGTATCAATATCTCTCAATCAATCTCTGAGATTAAAGAGTAA
- a CDS encoding DUF4625 domain-containing protein yields MKILNYALALLFTLGMLSCGGGGGGSDETAPTVTFTSPSTNASAPTKITAGQTIIFTGSISDNKELKSITFTNLAEKTKSVSDFLADFNGKLNSKKPASGSVLDKSEYNVNFSIETLAGAPANEYTMTCTVMDNSDNPTTKTFYIKVE; encoded by the coding sequence ATGAAGATTTTAAACTACGCACTAGCTTTATTATTCACCTTAGGTATGTTAAGCTGTGGTGGAGGAGGAGGTGGTTCTGATGAAACTGCACCAACTGTTACTTTCACAAGTCCAAGTACAAATGCTTCTGCACCAACCAAGATTACAGCAGGGCAAACGATTATTTTTACTGGAAGTATTAGTGATAATAAGGAATTGAAATCAATTACATTCACGAATCTTGCAGAGAAAACAAAGTCTGTAAGTGATTTTCTTGCTGATTTTAATGGAAAATTGAACAGTAAAAAACCAGCTTCAGGATCTGTATTGGATAAGTCTGAATATAATGTAAACTTCTCAATTGAAACTTTAGCAGGTGCGCCAGCTAATGAGTATACAATGACTTGCACGGTTATGGATAATTCTGATAATCCGACAACCAAGACGTTTTATATCAAGGTTGAGTAA
- a CDS encoding CvpA family protein — protein MNILDIIIGIPLIYAIYKGFTKGFIYEVATLLALILGVYGAIHFSDFTAEVIQDTFKYESQYMEYISFIVTFIAIVIGINLIGKIIDKVVEAVALGFVNRLLGVAFGLLKGIIILSVLVHLVNYMNDRFNFISEEKQKESLLYEPMTYISDSLFDFFDSDFSTTKEKFENKIKKGTENLKNI, from the coding sequence ATGAATATACTTGATATTATTATAGGGATTCCCCTGATTTATGCCATATACAAAGGCTTTACAAAAGGTTTTATATACGAAGTAGCAACTTTACTTGCCCTCATTTTGGGTGTCTACGGAGCGATTCACTTTTCTGATTTTACGGCTGAAGTTATTCAGGATACTTTTAAGTATGAATCTCAATATATGGAGTACATTTCATTTATTGTAACCTTTATTGCGATTGTGATTGGAATTAACCTGATTGGCAAAATTATAGATAAAGTTGTTGAAGCTGTGGCTTTAGGTTTTGTAAATCGACTTTTGGGCGTTGCTTTTGGTTTGTTAAAAGGGATTATAATATTGAGTGTTTTGGTGCATCTGGTTAATTATATGAATGATAGGTTTAATTTTATTTCTGAGGAGAAACAAAAAGAAAGTCTTTTGTATGAACCAATGACATATATTTCCGATTCATTATTTGATTTCTTTGATTCTGATTTTTCTACGACAAAAGAAAAGTTTGAGAATAAAATTAAAAAGGGAACGGAGAATTTAAAGAATATTTAA
- a CDS encoding DUF3667 domain-containing protein — MQANIIKQQGSKLKKYIKKLPVRKQFHFTGFCSNCEHPVDGKYCTNCGQSAKDFHRPFFSVVSESLGDALSLDNKFFHTIVPLFAQPGYLTKEFMRGRRARYTPPFRLYLFLTFFAFLLLLHNHKPETESEKNLTFKNNDGKEVQFLSFIDEGLDEDLVDADSLSADSLLKGSDLKNKLITFNKDIDSVSKRDSLAVPITVKSGNKVISSEVKKLVDLWLLNPVLFIDNAFKKLSQTLLLVLPMFALFLALFYIRRKHYLLEHLLISLNFHSFIFVIVILSELLILTGIKAIYPFAFYLYFLIPLQLFLTLKFYYKQSWFKTFIKFLMLSFFYNIILISGLGYSLLSLAVE; from the coding sequence ATGCAAGCAAATATTATAAAACAACAAGGATCTAAGCTTAAAAAGTATATCAAGAAACTTCCTGTTCGCAAACAGTTTCATTTTACGGGTTTTTGTAGCAATTGTGAGCATCCTGTTGATGGGAAGTATTGCACCAATTGTGGTCAGTCAGCCAAAGATTTTCACCGTCCGTTTTTTAGTGTTGTGTCAGAATCATTAGGTGATGCCTTGTCGTTGGATAACAAATTTTTTCATACCATCGTACCACTATTTGCTCAGCCAGGATATTTGACGAAAGAATTCATGAGAGGGCGAAGAGCCCGATACACCCCCCCTTTTCGTTTGTACTTGTTTCTAACTTTTTTTGCTTTTTTATTATTGTTGCACAATCATAAGCCGGAAACAGAGTCTGAGAAAAACTTGACATTTAAAAATAATGATGGCAAGGAAGTTCAATTTTTGTCTTTTATTGATGAAGGTTTGGATGAAGATCTAGTTGATGCGGATAGTTTAAGTGCAGATAGTTTGCTCAAAGGCTCAGATCTTAAAAATAAGTTAATCACATTTAATAAAGATATTGATTCGGTTTCAAAACGAGACAGCCTGGCTGTTCCGATAACTGTAAAGAGTGGAAATAAAGTTATTAGTTCAGAGGTTAAGAAATTGGTTGATTTGTGGCTTTTAAATCCTGTATTATTTATTGATAATGCATTTAAGAAATTGTCCCAAACCTTATTGTTGGTTTTGCCGATGTTTGCGCTTTTTCTGGCTTTATTCTATATACGACGAAAGCATTATTTATTGGAGCATTTACTCATTTCGCTAAATTTTCATTCGTTTATTTTTGTGATTGTGATTTTGAGTGAGTTGCTTATTTTAACAGGGATTAAAGCAATTTATCCATTCGCTTTTTATCTCTATTTCCTTATACCCTTACAGCTATTTTTAACTCTGAAGTTTTATTACAAACAATCCTGGTTTAAAACATTTATTAAATTTTTGATGCTGTCATTTTTTTATAACATCATACTGATCTCAGGCCTTGGGTATAGTTTGCTTTCCTTGGCAGTTGAATAG
- the tyrS gene encoding tyrosine--tRNA ligase, protein MSFIEELQWRGMIHDMMPGIEEQLEKELTSAYVGIDPTADSLHIGHLVGVMMLKHFQVAGHKPIVLVGGATGMIGDPSGKSQERNLLDEKTLRHNQECLRNQLSGFLDFDSDAENAAEMVNNYDWMKDFSFLDFIRDIGKHITVNYMMSKDSVKKRLSADSKTGMSFTEFTYQLVQGTDFLELYKSKNCKLQMGGSDQWGNITTGTELIRRKEGGQAWAITCPLITKADGGKFGKTESGNIWLDPKYTSPYKFYQFWLNTSDEDAEKYIKIFTLISREEVEALVAEHKEAPHLRKLQQRLAKEVTVMIHSEADYEMAVEASQILFGRATADALRKLDEDTFLSVFEGVPQFNVDKSEFENGVDVVELLAVKAEVFPSKGELRRLFKGNAISLNKEKEPNAELVVTKEHLIADKYLLVQKGKKNYFLIVAC, encoded by the coding sequence ATGAGTTTTATAGAAGAATTACAGTGGCGTGGCATGATTCACGATATGATGCCGGGTATAGAAGAACAATTGGAGAAAGAATTGACATCGGCATACGTGGGAATCGATCCTACTGCAGATTCTTTACATATTGGACACCTTGTGGGTGTGATGATGCTGAAACATTTTCAGGTTGCGGGTCATAAGCCAATTGTTTTGGTTGGTGGAGCAACAGGTATGATTGGTGATCCATCAGGAAAGTCACAGGAAAGAAATTTGCTTGATGAGAAAACCTTACGTCACAATCAGGAATGTTTGAGAAATCAATTGTCAGGTTTTCTTGACTTTGATTCGGATGCTGAGAATGCAGCTGAAATGGTGAATAATTACGATTGGATGAAGGACTTCTCATTCCTTGATTTTATTCGTGATATCGGAAAGCATATTACCGTAAATTACATGATGAGTAAAGATTCTGTGAAAAAGCGTTTAAGCGCTGATTCTAAAACTGGAATGTCTTTTACTGAGTTTACTTATCAGTTGGTACAGGGAACCGATTTTCTTGAACTCTACAAATCGAAGAATTGTAAACTTCAGATGGGTGGTTCTGACCAGTGGGGGAATATCACGACCGGAACAGAATTAATTCGTCGTAAAGAAGGTGGTCAGGCATGGGCGATTACTTGTCCTTTGATCACAAAAGCTGATGGGGGTAAGTTTGGAAAAACCGAGTCCGGAAATATCTGGCTTGATCCGAAGTACACGTCTCCATATAAATTTTACCAATTTTGGTTGAATACTTCTGATGAAGATGCTGAGAAATACATCAAAATTTTTACTCTTATTTCACGTGAAGAAGTAGAGGCTTTGGTTGCAGAGCATAAAGAAGCGCCACACTTGCGTAAATTACAACAGCGTTTGGCTAAAGAGGTGACTGTTATGATTCATTCTGAAGCCGATTACGAGATGGCTGTTGAGGCTTCACAAATTCTTTTTGGTCGAGCTACGGCGGATGCTTTACGTAAACTTGATGAAGACACCTTCCTTTCAGTATTTGAGGGGGTTCCTCAGTTCAATGTGGATAAATCTGAATTTGAGAACGGCGTGGATGTGGTTGAACTTTTGGCTGTTAAGGCTGAGGTTTTTCCATCAAAAGGTGAGTTGAGACGTCTTTTTAAAGGAAATGCAATCAGTCTAAATAAGGAGAAAGAGCCGAATGCTGAATTGGTTGTTACTAAAGAACACCTTATTGCGGATAAGTACTTATTGGTTCAGAAGGGGAAAAAGAACTATTTCCTTATTGTTGCTTGTTAA
- a CDS encoding PadR family transcriptional regulator, translating to MKIENTKAQMRKGVLEYCILSILSNNDAYASDIIKKLKEAKMIVVEGTLYPLLTRLKNAGLLSYRWEESTQGPPRKYYAITDTGRDFLGELDGSWQELVDAVTTIKG from the coding sequence ATGAAGATAGAAAATACGAAAGCCCAGATGCGAAAAGGAGTGTTGGAATATTGTATTCTTTCCATTCTCTCTAATAATGATGCTTACGCTTCTGATATTATTAAAAAGCTGAAGGAAGCTAAAATGATCGTTGTGGAAGGAACACTTTATCCTTTGCTCACTCGACTTAAAAATGCCGGATTACTCAGCTATCGTTGGGAAGAATCCACTCAAGGACCGCCTCGTAAATATTATGCCATTACTGATACCGGTCGCGATTTTCTTGGGGAACTGGATGGATCATGGCAAGAACTTGTAGATGCTGTTACCACCATTAAAGGTTAG